A single region of the Montipora capricornis isolate CH-2021 chromosome 13, ASM3666992v2, whole genome shotgun sequence genome encodes:
- the LOC138030187 gene encoding tRNA-specific adenosine deaminase-like isoform X2 gives MGEAREALKKGEVPVGCVIVYKNQVIGRGQNEVNKTKNATRHAEMVAIDQVQLWCKDECCDFQDVLHDCRLYVTVEPCIMCAAALRFLEILKVVFGCANDRFGGCGSILNIHTDSYSMNKAYLQVDKKDGSVSSQKLANLAVNFTTQKSSEDFVSSTLCTDTSPSFAFEENSQSATNAEELNKNSTETTLHCRQELTERHSNQLRQEAGTLSKFYKQSFQCISGILAKTAVDLLKQFYTGENPNAPVPKLKTKRKKRENDLLM, from the exons atggGGGAG GCAAGAGAAGCTTTAAAGAAAGGTGAAGTTCCTGTTGGATGTGTAATAGTATATAAGAACCAAGTGATTGGAAGAGGACAAAATGAagtcaacaaaacaaaaaatgctaCAAGACATGCAGAAATGGTGGCCATTGATCAAGTTCAACTATGGTGTAAAGATGAGTGCTGTGATTTCCAAGATGTGCTACATGACTGCCGGCTTTATGTGACTGTTGAACCTTGTATCATGTGTGCTGCAGCTCTGAGGTTTTTGGAAATTCTAAAAGTGGTATTTGGGTGTGCCAATGATAGATTTGGAGGGTGTGGATCAATTCTAAATATCCATACTGACAGTTATTCCATGAATAAAGCATATCTTCAAGTTGACAAAAAAGATGGCTCTGTAAGTTCTCAAAAATTGGCAAACCTTGCAGTTAATTTTACCACACAAAAATCATCTGAGGATTTTGTATCCAGCACATTGTGCACTGATACTTCACCAAGTTTTGCCTTTGAGGAAAATTCTCAAAGTGCCACAAATGCAGAGGAACTAAACAAGAATAGTACAGAGACTACATTGCATTGTAGGCAAGAACTGACAGAACGGCATTCAAACCAGTTGAGGCAAGAAGCAGGGACTTTGTCAAAATTCTATAAGCAGTCGTTTCAATGTATATCTGGCATTTTAGCAAAAACAGCTGTTGACCTATTAAAACAATTTTACACAGGAGAGAACCCTAATGCTCCAGTGCCAAaacttaaaacaaaaagaaaaaagcgagaaaatgaTTTGCTAATGtag
- the LOC138030187 gene encoding tRNA-specific adenosine deaminase-like isoform X1 — translation MKGNERDTFCRPRVAIGRKYWERMTTMVDVDEKWMEEALNLAREALKKGEVPVGCVIVYKNQVIGRGQNEVNKTKNATRHAEMVAIDQVQLWCKDECCDFQDVLHDCRLYVTVEPCIMCAAALRFLEILKVVFGCANDRFGGCGSILNIHTDSYSMNKAYLQVDKKDGSVSSQKLANLAVNFTTQKSSEDFVSSTLCTDTSPSFAFEENSQSATNAEELNKNSTETTLHCRQELTERHSNQLRQEAGTLSKFYKQSFQCISGILAKTAVDLLKQFYTGENPNAPVPKLKTKRKKRENDLLM, via the exons ATGAAAGGAAATGAAAGAGACACTTTCTGTCGACCGCGCGTAGCCATCGGGAGGAAGTACTGGGAAAGAATGACCACGATGGTGGATGTGGATGAAAAGTGGATGGAAGAAGCTTTAAATTTG GCAAGAGAAGCTTTAAAGAAAGGTGAAGTTCCTGTTGGATGTGTAATAGTATATAAGAACCAAGTGATTGGAAGAGGACAAAATGAagtcaacaaaacaaaaaatgctaCAAGACATGCAGAAATGGTGGCCATTGATCAAGTTCAACTATGGTGTAAAGATGAGTGCTGTGATTTCCAAGATGTGCTACATGACTGCCGGCTTTATGTGACTGTTGAACCTTGTATCATGTGTGCTGCAGCTCTGAGGTTTTTGGAAATTCTAAAAGTGGTATTTGGGTGTGCCAATGATAGATTTGGAGGGTGTGGATCAATTCTAAATATCCATACTGACAGTTATTCCATGAATAAAGCATATCTTCAAGTTGACAAAAAAGATGGCTCTGTAAGTTCTCAAAAATTGGCAAACCTTGCAGTTAATTTTACCACACAAAAATCATCTGAGGATTTTGTATCCAGCACATTGTGCACTGATACTTCACCAAGTTTTGCCTTTGAGGAAAATTCTCAAAGTGCCACAAATGCAGAGGAACTAAACAAGAATAGTACAGAGACTACATTGCATTGTAGGCAAGAACTGACAGAACGGCATTCAAACCAGTTGAGGCAAGAAGCAGGGACTTTGTCAAAATTCTATAAGCAGTCGTTTCAATGTATATCTGGCATTTTAGCAAAAACAGCTGTTGACCTATTAAAACAATTTTACACAGGAGAGAACCCTAATGCTCCAGTGCCAAaacttaaaacaaaaagaaaaaagcgagaaaatgaTTTGCTAATGtag